A genomic region of Brevibacillus sp. JNUCC-41 contains the following coding sequences:
- a CDS encoding SDR family oxidoreductase has protein sequence MKVTDLFDLTGKTAIITGGGRGLGAQIATGFAEAGANVVLCSRKKEACDEVASQIEKLGVKTLSLKCDITNPSDVQEVVNETYREFGAIDILVNNSGASWGAPAIDMPLEAWQKVMNVNITGTFIMSQTTGRVMIEQGHGKIINIASVAGLGGTDPRVLDTVGYNTSKGAVITLTKDLAVKWGQHNINVNAIAPGFFPTKMTKGVLEQGKNPILDSTPLKRLGSDDDLKGAAVFLASKASDFVTGNILIVDGGSHAK, from the coding sequence ATGAAAGTTACCGACTTATTCGATTTAACTGGAAAGACGGCGATCATAACCGGTGGAGGAAGAGGATTGGGAGCACAAATAGCGACCGGCTTTGCCGAAGCTGGGGCAAATGTCGTTCTTTGTTCGCGGAAGAAGGAGGCATGCGACGAAGTTGCTTCACAAATCGAAAAGCTTGGAGTCAAGACGCTTTCCCTGAAGTGTGATATCACCAATCCGTCAGATGTACAGGAAGTTGTTAACGAAACGTACCGTGAATTTGGCGCCATCGACATTTTAGTAAACAATAGCGGGGCATCCTGGGGGGCACCAGCCATCGACATGCCCCTTGAAGCATGGCAGAAGGTGATGAATGTCAATATAACCGGAACCTTTATCATGAGCCAGACAACAGGCAGGGTCATGATTGAACAGGGACATGGGAAAATAATAAATATTGCTTCCGTTGCCGGATTAGGGGGAACCGACCCGAGGGTGCTCGATACGGTCGGATATAATACGAGTAAAGGGGCCGTCATTACTTTAACGAAGGATTTAGCTGTTAAATGGGGTCAGCATAATATCAATGTTAATGCAATCGCACCCGGTTTCTTTCCTACAAAAATGACGAAAGGTGTTCTTGAGCAAGGAAAGAATCCTATCTTGGATTCCACGCCGCTAAAAAGATTAGGGAGTGATGATGATTTGAAAGGGGCAGCGGTTTTCCTGGCCTCAAAGGCATCCGATTTTGTGACTGGAAATATCTTGATTGTCGATGGGGGTTCACATGCAAAGTAA